The genome window TCGCCCGGCTCTCGCCTCTACGACACCGGCGACAGGGCCCGCTGGAATGACGACGGCTCCCTCTCCTTCCTCGGCCGCTCCGACTTCCAGCTCAAGCTCCGCGGCGTCCGCGTCGAAGTCGAAGAAATCGAAGCCGCGCTTCTTCGCCTCTCTGGCGTCCGACAGGCCGCTGTCCTCCCCTTCCGCCCCTCTCGCGACACCTTCCTCGTCGCCTTCCTCGTCCTCGACGACGGCGCGCCTCCTCTCTCCGCGCTTCGGGACGCACTCGCTTCCTCCCTCCCCGAAGCCCTCGTCCCCTCTCGCTTCCTCTCCCTCCCCTCTCTCCCCTTCACCACCAGCGGCAAGGTCGACAGGACGGCCCTCTCCTCCTTCGACATCTCCACCGCTGAAGTCCCCTCCTCCGACGCTTCCCCTCGTGGCCAGGCCGAGGCACTCCTCTCCCAGCTCTTCGCGGACGTCCTCTCCCTCTCCCACGTCCCTCGCGACGCGGACTTCTTCTCCCTCGGCGGCCACTCCCTCTCCGCCACACGCCTCGTCTCCCGCATCCGCCTCGCCTTCGGCGTCGAGCTTCCTCTCGCCGCCCTCTTCTCCTCTCCCTCCGTCGCAGGACTCGCGCTCGTCCTCTCCCAGCACCACGACGCGCTTCCCCTCCCCTCTCCCGCTCCTTCCTCCCTCCCTCCTCAGGCCTCCTTCGCCCAGGAGCGCCTCTGGTTCCTCCATCAGCTCCTCCCTGACTCCGCCGCGTATGTGATTCCGGAGGCGATCGAGCTGACGGGGGTGCTGGATACAGCCGCGCTGGAGGCCGCGCTGCGACTGCTGCCGGAGCGGCACTCATCGCTGCGCGCGGTCTTCGGTTCGTTGGAGGGGATGCCTCGGCTGGCGTTCCAGCCCGTCCCCGAGCAATTGCTCGAGGTGGAAGACCTCCGGCCTCGCGTCCGTGGCGAGGAGGCACTGCGCGCGCTGCTCCAGCAACGTCTGGAGGAGGAGAGTGCTCGCCCGTTCTCACTGGAGAAGGGGCCCCTGTATCGCTTCCGCCTGTTCAGGGTCGCGGTCGATCGCCATGTGCTGCTGATGGTCATCCACCACATCGTCGTGGATGGCCTGTCCATGGACCGGCTCCTGAGCGAGTTGGCGCAGTCGTACTCAGAGCTGAGCCGGCAACGCGCGCCGCTGCTCTCCACGCCGCCCCTCGCCTACTCGGACATCTCCGCGTGGCAGCGGACCCCCGAGTTCCGCGCGCGTGAGGACGTCCATCTCGACTACTGGAAGCGACAGCTCGCCGATGCACCCGCGCTGCTCGCTTTCCCTACCGACAAGCCCCGTCCGCCGGTCCTCACGGATCGAGGCGCCTTCTCGCGGCACCAGGTCCTGCCTCGTGAAGTCCGCCTCCGCCTGGAGACGCTCTGCCGACAGCACCAGGTGACACCGTTCATGGCGCTCTACGCCGTGTTCGCCACCTTGCT of Myxococcus fulvus contains these proteins:
- a CDS encoding condensation domain-containing protein, translating into MEAALLRLSGVRQAAVLPFRPSRDTFLVAFLVLDDGAPPLSALRDALASSLPEALVPSRFLSLPSLPFTTSGKVDRTALSSFDISTAEVPSSDASPRGQAEALLSQLFADVLSLSHVPRDADFFSLGGHSLSATRLVSRIRLAFGVELPLAALFSSPSVAGLALVLSQHHDALPLPSPAPSSLPPQASFAQERLWFLHQLLPDSAAYVIPEAIELTGVLDTAALEAALRLLPERHSSLRAVFGSLEGMPRLAFQPVPEQLLEVEDLRPRVRGEEALRALLQQRLEEESARPFSLEKGPLYRFRLFRVAVDRHVLLMVIHHIVVDGLSMDRLLSELAQSYSELSRQRAPLLSTPPLAYSDISAWQRTPEFRAREDVHLDYWKRQLADAPALLAFPTDKPRPPVLTDRGAFSRHQVLPREVRLRLETLCRQHQVTPFMALYAVFATLLHRYSGERELCVGTPVSGRTHAATEDIVGLFLNTLVLRTQLPAEMTFASLLAQVRSTSLDAFSHQDAPFERVVDALHVERSLSHAPLFQVMFDLRRVDSPLSFSGLASQHVFVDNGT